The window GCGGCAATACGTTCGAGACCCGCAGTACGGCCAAGGAAATCCACGCCGACATTTGCTCGATGTGCCATCCGTTCTATACCGGCAAGCAGAAGTTTCTCGATACAGCCGGCAGAATCGAACGTTTCCAGAAGAAATACGGCCAAAGCTATATGGACAAGGCGCAGAAAGACGACAAAGCACCGCAGAACAAGGAAAAGTAGCTTATTTTTGTTGACAACTTACGCTGTTGGACTTAATCAAACAGATTATGTTCCGGCAGCGTAATTTTTTTGTACTTGCTGAAATAAAATTGTTCAAGATAAGTTTAAAAATTAAACGTACCTGAAACTGAAGGATATGAACAAGGCTCAGCATATAGACTGGCGAAATTGGATTGAACGCTACGACAGAATGCAGCGAAGGTATCTTGTTAAACGCAGCGAAAGATTCGACGTAATCGCAGGATTAATAAAAGCAGTATGTCCAAAGCCCAAACTCATAGTTGACCTGGGCTGCGGAACCGGAAGCCTGACCATCAGGCTGCTCGAAGAATTCGATTCGGCAAAAATTTTTGCGGTCGATTTGGACCCGGCCGTTTTGCTTCTGGCTGAACACAGGTTGAAGAATTTTAAGAATAGAGTTCAGATTGTGCGGTCGGATATGACCAAAATGGACTGGAATCAATGCATGGGCGCTGATACCGTAGTTTCGGCGACGGCCCTGCACTGGCTCAGCCCCAAGGACCTTGAGACGGTTTATTGTCAGATTCATAGAATTTTGCGTAATGGCGGCATCTTTTTAAACGCTGACCATGCAGGCAGTTCTAATAACCTGATTCAGCAGGGCTGGGAGTTTAATAGAGAACAAATGCGGTCGCAGGAACAAACGCAATCGGCGGAGGACTGGGATAGTTTTTGGCAGCAGTTATTTTCCGAGTTAGGCGATGACGCCCGAATCGAACGCCAGGAGGCTATCGGCCAATGGCAGGGGACGGAAAATGGAATGCCTTTGCAGCGGCATTTTCAAAAGCTCGAACAGTGCGGCTTTGAAGATATTGATTGTTTCTGGCGATGTGACTGCGATGCTGTTTATGGGGCAATCAAAAAATAAAATAAGGTTTTAATCTTATGAGCGAAACAAATAGTGCAGTAATAAAAAAACTCGAAGAGCTTGACGGGCGATACTCCGAACTTGAAAAGCAGCTTCACGACCCCGCTGTGAATATGGATTCGAATAAGGTTATCGCTATTTCCAAAGAGCAGGGCAAACTCAGGTCCCTCGTAACGAAATACCGTGAATACAGGAAACTGCTCTCCGAAACCGAACAGACAGAGACGATTTTGAACGATGCCGGGGCGGACGAGGAATTCAAACAGCTTGCCACGGAAGATTTGGCTAGGCTGAAGGAAAAGAAAGAGGCGATTTTCGAGCAGATAAAAGATTCCCTTGTTATGTCCGACGATGCGGCGGTAGGCTCGGTCATAGTGGAAATACGGGCCGGCACCGGCGGCGATGAGGCGGCGCTGTTCGCGCGTGATTTATATAATATGTATGCTCACTATGTGGATAAGCAAAAATGGAAAATCGAGCTTATGGATTTCAGCACAAGTGAACTGGGCGGTTTCCGCGAGGTCGTATTTAATGTGAAAGGCCCCGGCGTATGGGCGCATCTGGGCTACGAAGGCGGCGGGCACCGCGTTCAGCGAGTGCCTGAAACCGAAACGCAGGGCAGAGTACATACATCAGCGGTTACTGTCGCGGTTCTGCCCGAGCCGGAAGAAGTTGACATCCAGCTAAATCCGGCCGATATCAATGAATTTGTCAGCAGAGCGGGCGGCCCCGGCGGTCAGGCCGTTAATAAATTAAATAGTGCCGTAAGACTCGAACATATTCCAACCGGCATTACTGTAAATATGCGAGAGGACAGGAGCCAGCATAAGAACAGGGCAAAGGCGTACCGTTTGCTGCGGAGCAGAGTTTTCGAACATTACCGAAGTATTGAAAATGCAAAACGCGAGAAGACCCGAAAGACAATGATAGGCTCCGGCGACCGCTCGGAAAAAATAAGGACATATAATTATCCGCAAAACCGAGTTACCGACCACCGGATTAATCTGTCGCTGTATAATCTCGACAAGATTATGGACGGCGCAATGGACGACCTAATCGAGGGAATGATTGAATACGATAAAAAACTCAGACTTGAAAGTTTGTAATGATTGTTTCCACGGCTGAGGCTGTTTGTGCAAAGCGATGCCGGCTGGTTTGTAAGAAAGTATCGACTCAAATCGAATTACAAAAGCTGGTGCGGCATTTCGCAGCTCTTAATAGCCCCGCAATTCTCGGAGGAGTTAATCTGAATTCAGACAGGAGCCGCTACAGCTATTTTGCCGCGGAGCCTGTAGAGATTTTCGATTTTTCCGCATCAGAGGATAATCCATTTGAAAAGTTAAAAACCACTGTGAACAAGTATCGTCTCGATGACGATATAACAGGGCCGGAGGATGTTTTTACGGGCGGATGGATTGGGTTTTTCAGTTACGACCTTAACAGGTATATCGAGAACGTATCTTCACCGGCAGACGATTTGAACCTGCCTTTAATCAGACTATGTTTCTATGACAAGGTTATATGCTTCGACCATCTGAAGAATTGTTTCCATCTTTTCGCGATAGAACTGCCAAACGATAAAACAAGCGGTGAAGAAAAAATTGCAGAACTTGAAACTTGTTTAGCCCCCAGGCCTGTCCTGGGGGTTATAACCCCGACCACAGGGGTCGGGGCTAACCGAATGGATGGCACGTTCAAGTCTAATATGACGAAAGAATTTTATCTTGACGCAATCGTAAAAACAAAAAGGCATATTTACGATGGCGATGTTTACCAGATAAATTTCTCGCAGCGATTCAGTGCCGATTTCAAATCAGAGCCTTATAAACTTTTTCTGTGGCAGAATAAATTCAATCCCAGCCCGTACTCGGCATATATTGACGCAGGAGATTACCAGATAGTAAGCGCATCGCCTGAATTATTTATAAATATAAATAATGGCACAATTATAACCTGTCCGATTAAAGGCACAAGGCCGAGGACAGGCGAGAAGGCGGTCGATGAGAAAAATTACAATGAACTTATCGATAACGAAAAAGAAAAAGCGGAACTCGATATGATAATCGATCTTGAGCGGAACGACTTAGGCAGGATTTGCAGCCCCGGCACAATCAGGGTTACCAAAAGACGGGATATAGAATCTTTTGCGACGGTTTTTCACGCGGTTTCGACGATAAAGGGACAAATTCGGGAAGAAATTGATTTTGCCGATTGCCTCAAAGCTATTTTCCCCGGCGGTTCGATTACCGGCGCTCCGAAAATCAGCGCGATGAATATAA of the Phycisphaerae bacterium genome contains:
- a CDS encoding class I SAM-dependent methyltransferase, encoding MNKAQHIDWRNWIERYDRMQRRYLVKRSERFDVIAGLIKAVCPKPKLIVDLGCGTGSLTIRLLEEFDSAKIFAVDLDPAVLLLAEHRLKNFKNRVQIVRSDMTKMDWNQCMGADTVVSATALHWLSPKDLETVYCQIHRILRNGGIFLNADHAGSSNNLIQQGWEFNREQMRSQEQTQSAEDWDSFWQQLFSELGDDARIERQEAIGQWQGTENGMPLQRHFQKLEQCGFEDIDCFWRCDCDAVYGAIKK
- the rpmE gene encoding 50S ribosomal protein L31, which translates into the protein MKKDIHPKYQTAKVKCGCGNTFETRSTAKEIHADICSMCHPFYTGKQKFLDTAGRIERFQKKYGQSYMDKAQKDDKAPQNKEK
- the prfA gene encoding peptide chain release factor 1 yields the protein MSETNSAVIKKLEELDGRYSELEKQLHDPAVNMDSNKVIAISKEQGKLRSLVTKYREYRKLLSETEQTETILNDAGADEEFKQLATEDLARLKEKKEAIFEQIKDSLVMSDDAAVGSVIVEIRAGTGGDEAALFARDLYNMYAHYVDKQKWKIELMDFSTSELGGFREVVFNVKGPGVWAHLGYEGGGHRVQRVPETETQGRVHTSAVTVAVLPEPEEVDIQLNPADINEFVSRAGGPGGQAVNKLNSAVRLEHIPTGITVNMREDRSQHKNRAKAYRLLRSRVFEHYRSIENAKREKTRKTMIGSGDRSEKIRTYNYPQNRVTDHRINLSLYNLDKIMDGAMDDLIEGMIEYDKKLRLESL
- a CDS encoding anthranilate synthase component I family protein, producing the protein MIVSTAEAVCAKRCRLVCKKVSTQIELQKLVRHFAALNSPAILGGVNLNSDRSRYSYFAAEPVEIFDFSASEDNPFEKLKTTVNKYRLDDDITGPEDVFTGGWIGFFSYDLNRYIENVSSPADDLNLPLIRLCFYDKVICFDHLKNCFHLFAIELPNDKTSGEEKIAELETCLAPRPVLGVITPTTGVGANRMDGTFKSNMTKEFYLDAIVKTKRHIYDGDVYQINFSQRFSADFKSEPYKLFLWQNKFNPSPYSAYIDAGDYQIVSASPELFININNGTIITCPIKGTRPRTGEKAVDEKNYNELIDNEKEKAELDMIIDLERNDLGRICSPGTIRVTKRRDIESFATVFHAVSTIKGQIREEIDFADCLKAIFPGGSITGAPKISAMNIINALEPMARGLYTGSIGWIDLKGNACLNIAIRTIIIKDNVAYAQAGGGIVADSDPQAEWNETLIKAKALLAGIKAVNMR